A genome region from Clostridiales bacterium includes the following:
- a CDS encoding PIN domain-containing protein, producing the protein MRVLFDANILLDVLLERDPHVEVAQKLVALVDNDRIDGYICATAATSLYYVGAKALGQKAVHGHLRTLLGLFQVAAVDRDVLQRALDTNGFADYEDAVIHEAAHSAGCGAIVTRDATGFTKATIPVFQPLELLAAAAVRSD; encoded by the coding sequence GTGAGAGTGCTATTCGATGCCAACATCCTGCTAGACGTCCTGCTCGAGCGAGACCCTCACGTCGAAGTGGCCCAGAAGTTGGTGGCGCTGGTCGACAACGACCGAATAGATGGCTACATCTGCGCAACGGCCGCGACCTCGTTGTACTACGTCGGCGCCAAGGCACTGGGGCAGAAGGCCGTTCACGGACATCTCCGCACACTCCTCGGCCTGTTTCAGGTTGCAGCGGTTGACCGCGACGTGTTGCAGCGAGCATTGGACACGAATGGCTTCGCGGATTATGAGGACGCCGTGATCCATGAGGCCGCGCACTCGGCTGGTTGTGGTGCCATCGTCACCCGTGATGCAACGGGCTTCACGAAGGCGACGATTCCGGTGTTCCAGCCGCTTGAACTGCTGGCTGCCGCTGCAGTGAGATCGGACTAA
- a CDS encoding CDGSH iron-sulfur domain-containing protein has translation MTRFENDDAKSHPVVLELGAGTYYWCNCGKTKTVPYCDGSHTGTGIEPLAFEINEPVTSAICNCGLSANPPYCSGAHVEIE, from the coding sequence ATGACCAGGTTCGAGAACGATGACGCCAAAAGCCACCCCGTGGTGCTGGAACTCGGCGCAGGCACCTACTACTGGTGCAACTGTGGCAAGACGAAGACCGTCCCGTATTGCGACGGCTCACACACCGGAACAGGCATCGAGCCGCTTGCGTTTGAGATCAACGAGCCGGTGACCTCGGCAATCTGCAACTGCGGGCTGAGCGCCAATCCGCCGTACTGCTCCGGCGCCCACGTCGAGATCGAGTAG
- a CDS encoding VanZ family protein, protein MFGGTWFPLIGSLLVVIASAVRIALRVPWRRVLLEAVFVGYVLFAIDMSLLPVRFDAVMREMYLSSWPYWQQSVNFVPLRTVVAQLSADAPPTAVFQLFGNLALLIPLGVLAPLVIPRLRNLRAFLAFALSVAVGIELLQLLQKVALIGWRSIDIDDVILNTAGALLGFGVWRLVAVVRSRFADGAAEDARLLPDPGVNQTTPCEVDSGRDRA, encoded by the coding sequence TTGTTCGGGGGTACCTGGTTCCCGCTAATCGGCAGCCTGCTGGTCGTTATCGCATCAGCCGTGCGCATCGCTCTTCGCGTGCCATGGCGCCGGGTGCTGCTCGAGGCCGTGTTCGTCGGCTATGTCCTGTTTGCCATCGACATGTCCTTGCTGCCGGTAAGATTCGACGCCGTGATGCGCGAGATGTACCTGTCCAGCTGGCCTTACTGGCAGCAGTCGGTCAACTTCGTGCCGCTCCGAACGGTCGTCGCGCAGCTTTCGGCGGATGCTCCTCCAACCGCCGTCTTTCAACTGTTCGGCAATCTCGCGCTCCTGATTCCCTTGGGTGTGCTCGCCCCGCTTGTTATCCCTCGACTTCGTAACCTGCGGGCGTTCCTAGCCTTCGCGTTGAGTGTCGCGGTGGGGATCGAGCTGTTGCAGCTGCTCCAGAAGGTGGCCCTGATCGGCTGGCGGTCGATCGATATCGATGACGTCATTCTCAACACCGCTGGCGCGCTGCTTGGCTTCGGGGTGTGGCGACTTGTAGCCGTGGTCCGGTCACGGTTTGCGGATGGCGCTGCTGAAGACGCTCGACTGCTGCCTGACCCGGGCGTCAACCAGACAACGCCGTGTGAGGTAGACTCGGGTAGGGACCGGGCGTAG
- a CDS encoding VanZ family protein, translated as MVSIGAGGFVAIACLVFGMWRIARWRSSGGGATKERVVAVLFMYLVAVSVVTFFPMSIHFYDWHGRFSFVPFASIMQLVQQTDRATALKNIAGNIVMFVPLGLLLPLLFRRLRSAGALAWRVALISIAIEVLQLPTRVRATDVDDVFLNVAGALIGYSVFLLLQRSAQRLPGLAALMNAAGSDTKGEPLLAAWLPVSVTIVLTLGLIVPQVLSGTLSESAIYEEAISGMTAGSVVARADSGNFVVLVAKSGEGASEVHQHAEFKRVLPGRYTKLGWSDPLRGADSRYSIRVTSHNPAAGESPVVYVVGQNEADALTVSLKTKTGRTVFEGPIDSYFAVVVPSSAGPEGLDLDAVFRTADGRDVTDIFGTY; from the coding sequence GTGGTCTCGATCGGAGCAGGGGGATTCGTCGCTATCGCGTGCTTGGTTTTCGGCATGTGGCGAATCGCGCGCTGGCGTTCGTCGGGCGGCGGCGCGACTAAAGAGCGCGTGGTGGCCGTCCTCTTCATGTACTTGGTCGCTGTGTCGGTTGTCACGTTCTTCCCAATGAGCATCCACTTCTACGACTGGCATGGCCGATTCAGTTTCGTGCCGTTCGCCAGCATCATGCAGCTCGTGCAACAGACTGATCGGGCCACGGCCCTGAAGAACATCGCTGGCAACATCGTCATGTTCGTACCACTCGGCCTGTTGCTGCCGTTACTGTTCCGGAGGCTGCGTTCTGCCGGTGCGCTTGCGTGGCGTGTGGCACTCATTTCAATCGCGATCGAGGTCCTGCAGCTCCCGACCCGTGTGCGGGCCACCGATGTGGACGACGTCTTCTTGAACGTCGCCGGAGCCCTCATCGGCTACTCGGTGTTCCTGCTGCTGCAGCGTTCAGCGCAGCGTCTGCCGGGTCTAGCGGCTTTGATGAATGCTGCGGGCTCGGACACGAAGGGCGAGCCTCTGCTGGCGGCGTGGCTCCCGGTGTCCGTGACGATTGTGCTGACGCTCGGCCTGATCGTTCCGCAGGTTCTGTCCGGCACCTTGAGCGAGAGCGCTATCTACGAGGAGGCGATCTCAGGCATGACAGCCGGGTCCGTTGTGGCACGCGCCGATTCGGGCAACTTCGTGGTGCTCGTCGCGAAGTCGGGCGAGGGCGCCTCTGAAGTGCACCAGCACGCGGAGTTCAAGCGGGTTCTTCCTGGTCGCTACACGAAACTTGGCTGGAGCGACCCACTCAGGGGTGCAGACTCGCGTTACTCGATTCGCGTCACGAGCCACAATCCCGCCGCGGGCGAATCGCCGGTGGTCTACGTTGTCGGACAAAACGAGGCCGACGCATTGACTGTCAGTCTCAAAACGAAGACAGGCCGCACTGTCTTCGAGGGACCGATCGACAGTTACTTCGCTGTAGTCGTGCCCTCAAGCGCAGGGCCGGAAGGCTTGGACTTGGACGCGGTCTTCCGCACTGCCGACGGCCGTGATGTGACTGACATCTTCGGAACCTACTGA
- a CDS encoding AbrB/MazE/SpoVT family DNA-binding domain-containing protein, producing the protein MTTVTISPKYQVVIPKSIRESLGLKPGQKIQAIEYNGRVELVPVRPVREMRGFLSGIDTTVPREGDRV; encoded by the coding sequence ATGACGACTGTAACGATTTCGCCCAAGTACCAGGTGGTCATCCCCAAGAGTATCCGGGAGAGCCTCGGGCTCAAGCCCGGCCAGAAGATCCAGGCGATCGAGTACAACGGACGGGTTGAGCTTGTGCCTGTGCGTCCCGTTCGGGAGATGCGGGGTTTTCTGTCCGGCATCGACACGACCGTGCCCCGTGAGGGCGATCGTGTATGA
- a CDS encoding type II toxin-antitoxin system VapC family toxin, with product MNVVDSSAWLEYFSAGPNADFFAAAIEATDDLVVPSITLHEVFKRVAAQRGESEALAAVAQMQRGNVVELSGTLALDSARTSLELKLPMADSVILTTARAFDATLWTQDVDFEGVIGVMYASRASA from the coding sequence ATGAACGTCGTTGACTCCTCGGCATGGCTTGAGTACTTCTCCGCCGGACCGAACGCGGACTTCTTCGCCGCCGCTATCGAGGCGACCGATGATCTTGTCGTCCCCTCGATCACCCTCCACGAGGTCTTCAAGCGAGTCGCCGCCCAGCGTGGTGAGAGCGAGGCGCTCGCGGCTGTGGCCCAGATGCAGCGGGGCAACGTCGTTGAACTGAGTGGCACGCTCGCGCTCGATTCGGCTAGAACGAGCCTTGAGCTCAAGCTGCCCATGGCGGACAGCGTGATCCTGACGACTGCCCGAGCCTTCGATGCTACGCTCTGGACGCAAGATGTCGACTTTGAGGGTGTGATCGGCGTGATGTACGCGAGCAGGGCGTCGGCGTGA
- a CDS encoding DUF4160 domain-containing protein yields the protein MPKLKRGGYVFLAWKGDHSPRHVHVYKDGALVVKWDLDNSREMVGSASRRIRNLIEELEKEGLL from the coding sequence ATGCCAAAGCTGAAGCGAGGCGGATACGTGTTTCTCGCGTGGAAGGGTGACCACTCGCCGCGTCACGTACACGTCTACAAGGACGGTGCGCTGGTCGTGAAGTGGGATCTAGACAACTCGCGCGAGATGGTCGGCTCGGCTAGTCGGCGGATTCGGAACTTGATTGAAGAGTTGGAGAAGGAGGGTCTGTTGTGA
- a CDS encoding XRE family transcriptional regulator: protein MKIRRVKTNNHKRAFVVTLSKGDFPMPYSKVDPAPSKDDPVVKVYADEDFGREAFTYILESGTEGSVHVDAVLEYNEDPAYMRDLLLYKLTIAAQECMKTSPLSQREITRRARTSPAQIQRLLDVKNRSKSVDKLVVLLGAMDCEVEVTVRPTQHGAKHPARAKSGSAARAAHT, encoded by the coding sequence GTGAAGATAAGGCGAGTCAAGACGAACAACCACAAGCGGGCCTTCGTGGTCACGTTGAGTAAGGGCGACTTTCCGATGCCTTACTCGAAGGTCGATCCTGCTCCAAGTAAGGACGATCCCGTTGTGAAGGTCTACGCTGACGAGGACTTCGGCCGTGAAGCATTCACGTATATCCTGGAATCCGGTACTGAGGGCTCCGTCCACGTCGATGCTGTTCTCGAGTACAATGAAGACCCCGCCTATATGCGTGATCTGCTTCTTTACAAACTGACCATCGCTGCACAAGAGTGCATGAAGACCAGTCCGCTGTCGCAACGAGAGATCACCAGGCGAGCGAGGACATCTCCGGCCCAGATTCAGAGGCTGCTGGACGTGAAGAATCGCAGCAAGTCGGTCGACAAGCTCGTCGTCCTTCTGGGAGCAATGGACTGCGAAGTCGAGGTCACGGTGCGGCCGACTCAGCACGGGGCGAAGCACCCGGCGCGGGCCAAGTCGGGCTCCGCCGCTCGGGCCGCCCACACGTAG
- a CDS encoding GNAT family N-acetyltransferase translates to MQIRAATLADAEVLRDYAVRLFAEGLPGIFKRPDPTLEEERAFIRSRLVPDNSTLLVAVAEGGIVGLIEFVGGSLEEERHADTFSLSVASSHRGHGIGTALVEALIAWAPTAGVSRIQAWAWANNPGSIALYERLGFEREGLCRHAIVSDGESVDVVLLARLLVA, encoded by the coding sequence GTGCAGATCCGTGCCGCGACGCTTGCGGATGCCGAAGTGCTTCGTGACTACGCGGTTCGCCTCTTCGCGGAAGGTCTGCCCGGAATCTTCAAGCGCCCTGATCCAACGCTGGAAGAGGAGCGCGCCTTCATCCGCTCGCGCCTCGTGCCGGACAACTCGACGTTGCTTGTCGCGGTTGCGGAGGGGGGCATCGTAGGTCTGATTGAGTTTGTCGGTGGCTCGCTCGAAGAAGAGCGTCACGCCGACACCTTCTCACTCTCAGTTGCCTCGTCCCACCGCGGACACGGAATCGGTACGGCGCTCGTCGAGGCACTGATCGCTTGGGCTCCGACCGCGGGGGTCTCACGCATCCAGGCATGGGCATGGGCGAACAATCCGGGCTCCATCGCGCTCTATGAACGGTTGGGTTTCGAACGCGAGGGGTTATGTCGGCACGCGATTGTCTCGGATGGCGAGTCGGTCGACGTGGTGCTGCTCGCCCGACTGCTGGTTGCGTGA
- a CDS encoding PadR family transcriptional regulator, with protein MSDAPISSDLIRGHIDTIVLGLLNTGDRYGYDICKRVSALSDGEYELKEPTLYSAVRRLEPQGFVRSYWGEAGPGARRKYYTITEKGRAAYRQNLDDWKRARTLIDRLVSGTEEEG; from the coding sequence ATGAGCGACGCGCCAATCTCAAGTGACCTGATCCGCGGCCATATCGACACTATCGTCTTGGGGCTGCTGAACACCGGAGACCGCTACGGCTACGACATCTGCAAGCGAGTGTCCGCGCTTTCCGATGGCGAATACGAGCTGAAGGAACCCACGTTGTACTCGGCCGTGCGACGCCTCGAACCGCAGGGCTTCGTTCGATCGTACTGGGGCGAAGCGGGTCCGGGTGCGCGACGAAAGTACTACACGATAACCGAGAAGGGTCGTGCAGCTTATCGTCAGAACCTGGATGACTGGAAGCGTGCGCGTACACTGATTGATCGCCTGGTGTCAGGCACGGAGGAGGAGGGGTGA
- a CDS encoding VanW family protein → MGSRVDAPALARQALARIAGPAVRRCRRELQWAAVGRRLVSERSGPFVHVIATHSTPLIRPLAGLEPRLQHNKIVNLRLAAGSLDGLVLRPGQWLSFWRQVGPPTRRRGFVEGLVLKQGALSVGVGGGLCQATNLLYWMTLLTPLTVTERWRHSYDVFPDQGRTQPFGSGATCAWPALDLQILNDTDAPYVLSIRVTETDLEGSWTSSRPATCDYRIEERAHRITHDAPGLYVRHNELWRIATDRLSGNESEQLVAVNDACMMYSPFLPPATRSEASSSL, encoded by the coding sequence ATGGGAAGTCGAGTCGATGCGCCAGCGCTTGCTCGGCAGGCGCTTGCTCGTATCGCCGGCCCCGCCGTTCGAAGGTGCCGACGTGAGCTCCAGTGGGCCGCTGTAGGCAGGCGACTTGTGTCCGAGCGCTCCGGGCCGTTCGTCCACGTCATCGCGACGCATTCGACTCCCCTTATTCGGCCGCTGGCTGGGCTTGAGCCACGTCTGCAGCACAACAAGATCGTGAACCTGCGTCTCGCGGCAGGGTCCTTGGACGGTCTCGTCTTGCGACCAGGACAATGGTTGTCATTCTGGAGGCAGGTCGGACCTCCCACCCGGCGCCGCGGGTTTGTTGAGGGGCTTGTTCTCAAGCAGGGAGCGCTTTCTGTCGGTGTAGGGGGTGGCCTATGCCAGGCGACGAACCTGCTGTATTGGATGACTCTTCTTACACCGCTTACCGTGACCGAAAGATGGCGGCATAGCTACGATGTCTTCCCTGATCAGGGGCGCACACAGCCGTTCGGAAGCGGCGCCACGTGTGCTTGGCCCGCCCTCGACTTGCAGATTCTCAACGACACGGATGCGCCATACGTTTTGTCGATTCGAGTCACAGAAACGGATCTGGAGGGCAGCTGGACCTCAAGTCGTCCCGCTACCTGCGACTACCGCATAGAAGAGCGGGCTCATAGAATCACGCACGACGCTCCCGGACTCTATGTTCGCCACAACGAGCTGTGGCGTATCGCCACAGACCGATTGTCAGGAAACGAGTCGGAGCAGCTGGTCGCGGTGAACGATGCGTGCATGATGTACTCACCGTTTTTGCCACCAGCCACTCGGAGTGAGGCCTCGTCGTCGCTCTAG
- a CDS encoding redoxin domain-containing protein → MKGSKGMPGVGSVAPPVDATTATGEHFSLAEHAGKWVVLFFYPRANTPG, encoded by the coding sequence ATGAAGGGTAGCAAGGGCATGCCCGGCGTCGGGAGCGTCGCTCCTCCGGTGGATGCGACGACCGCTACGGGCGAGCACTTCTCTCTTGCAGAGCACGCGGGAAAGTGGGTGGTGTTGTTCTTCTACCCGCGCGCCAACACACCGGGTTGA
- a CDS encoding peroxiredoxin, producing MHESKDFQAHLPALKSLNAQVVGVSADKPESQIKFIEKYGLTYPMVSDTGKQVIGAYGARAVLGLAAKRSTFLIDPEGRVAHVWPYVKIDGHAEDVVNTIRELSVR from the coding sequence ATTCATGAGTCGAAGGACTTCCAGGCGCACCTGCCTGCGCTGAAGTCCCTGAACGCCCAGGTCGTGGGTGTGAGCGCAGACAAGCCCGAGTCACAGATCAAGTTCATCGAGAAGTACGGCCTGACCTATCCGATGGTTTCCGATACCGGCAAGCAGGTCATCGGCGCTTATGGTGCCCGAGCAGTGCTCGGTTTAGCCGCGAAGCGATCCACGTTCCTCATCGATCCTGAAGGACGTGTCGCCCACGTGTGGCCGTATGTGAAGATTGACGGACACGCAGAGGACGTGGTCAACACCATCAGGGAGCTGTCGGTGCGGTGA
- a CDS encoding alpha/beta hydrolase, which yields MDKRVTTVKGSAVEYVVAGSGAPAIVLVNGAGGPLEGWIRVLAALEAVSTVVAYNRLGIGRSSKHSEPQTGDVVVGLLHTLLKELDLHPPYVLVGHSLGGLFVNLFARTYPSEVAAVVFLDSAAPEDSTLIDEHGTVLQRFTQRVVDAVLGRDRLCEAMFVKETVGMIACACTFPPVPVIVVSAGRSARGIPSAVRAARARNQEGLVALSPLGAHVIASKSGHFPQISEPGLVIEVIRSAVASAKEIMAHPGVNPTTPREVDSGPDQHEG from the coding sequence GTGGACAAGCGCGTCACCACGGTCAAGGGTTCGGCAGTCGAGTATGTCGTCGCTGGCAGCGGTGCGCCCGCCATCGTTCTCGTCAACGGTGCGGGAGGCCCTTTGGAGGGCTGGATTCGGGTGCTTGCGGCTCTCGAGGCGGTCAGCACTGTCGTAGCGTACAACCGGCTCGGCATCGGTCGAAGCAGCAAGCACTCGGAACCGCAGACCGGAGACGTCGTAGTCGGTTTGCTTCACACGCTGCTTAAGGAGCTGGACCTGCACCCTCCCTACGTTCTCGTAGGCCACTCCCTTGGCGGATTGTTTGTCAACCTGTTCGCCCGCACGTATCCATCTGAGGTTGCTGCGGTTGTCTTTTTGGATTCCGCGGCACCCGAAGACTCCACGCTGATCGACGAGCACGGCACGGTCCTTCAGCGCTTCACGCAGCGCGTGGTCGACGCAGTACTTGGGCGAGACCGTTTATGCGAGGCGATGTTTGTCAAGGAGACCGTGGGAATGATCGCGTGCGCGTGCACCTTCCCGCCGGTACCAGTCATAGTAGTCAGCGCAGGCAGATCGGCTCGAGGTATCCCCTCCGCGGTCCGGGCTGCGCGCGCCCGGAATCAAGAGGGGCTGGTCGCTCTTTCGCCGCTGGGTGCGCACGTCATAGCCAGCAAGAGCGGCCACTTCCCACAGATCAGCGAGCCGGGCCTGGTCATCGAGGTGATTCGATCCGCAGTGGCCTCGGCCAAGGAGATAATGGCTCACCCGGGTGTCAACCCGACAACGCCGCGTGAGGTAGATTCGGGTCCTGATCAGCACGAAGGATGA
- a CDS encoding GNAT family N-acetyltransferase produces MESGGHHVELVSYCPERHGALVASWLHQPHVSRWWGDPKKAAQELSVPPAGGGEAIIAADGAPVGYVRWQTPSRSDLDAAGLFDVPDDVTDIDIAIGETDYLGQGIGTRALVVLRERLVEGGTAMIILATSVANTRAVRAYEKAGFSRRRTFIDTDGGEYWLLTFEFPPA; encoded by the coding sequence GTGGAATCGGGCGGTCACCACGTCGAACTCGTTTCATACTGCCCCGAGCGTCACGGCGCTCTTGTGGCGTCCTGGCTGCACCAGCCTCATGTCTCCCGCTGGTGGGGCGACCCTAAGAAGGCTGCACAGGAGCTGTCGGTGCCCCCGGCCGGGGGAGGCGAAGCCATCATCGCCGCAGATGGAGCCCCCGTCGGTTACGTCCGCTGGCAGACTCCCAGTCGTTCAGACCTCGACGCCGCCGGCCTGTTCGATGTCCCCGATGACGTGACCGACATCGACATAGCCATCGGGGAGACCGACTACCTGGGTCAGGGCATCGGTACCCGTGCGCTCGTGGTACTGCGCGAACGACTGGTGGAGGGCGGCACCGCGATGATCATCCTCGCGACTTCGGTGGCTAACACGCGCGCTGTCCGGGCGTACGAGAAGGCCGGATTCAGTCGGCGCAGGACGTTCATTGACACCGATGGCGGTGAGTACTGGCTGCTGACATTCGAGTTCCCGCCAGCCTGA
- a CDS encoding DUF2200 domain-containing protein — translation MTKHRLIAMKFAKVYPLYIQKAERKGRTKDEVDQIIFWLTGYDHEGLERHIEQRSDVETFFAQAPSMHPNSSLITGVVCGVRVEEVGDPLMQKIRYLDKLIDELARGKAMDRILRQSA, via the coding sequence TTGACTAAGCATCGTCTGATAGCCATGAAATTCGCTAAGGTCTACCCGCTGTATATTCAGAAGGCGGAGAGGAAGGGCCGTACGAAGGACGAGGTCGACCAGATCATCTTCTGGTTGACTGGCTACGATCATGAGGGATTAGAGCGACACATCGAACAGCGGAGCGACGTCGAGACCTTCTTCGCGCAAGCACCATCCATGCATCCGAACAGCTCGCTTATCACCGGTGTGGTGTGCGGTGTTAGGGTCGAAGAAGTCGGCGATCCGCTGATGCAGAAGATTCGCTACTTGGACAAGCTGATTGATGAGCTCGCACGAGGAAAGGCCATGGACAGGATCTTGCGTCAGAGCGCGTGA